The Microbacterium forte sequence TCACCCTCGAAGCGGAGCTCCTCTGGTCAGCCGAGTGAGCGGGCTGCGCTCACTCGACGATCGCTGCCTTCTTCGCCGCCGACTTCTCGCGCGACGACGCGATGAGGCTGGCGACCGTCGCGACGGTCATCGACACGACGATGACGCCCAGCGACACCATGTTGTCGATGTCTGGCACCCATTCGACGTGCTCGCCGCCGTTGATGAAGGGCAGCTCGTTCTCATGCAGCGCGTGCAGGATGAGCTTGATGCCGATGAAACCGAGGATCACGGCGATGCCGTAATGCAGGTACCGCAGGCGATCGAGCAGATCGCCGAGCAGGAAGTAGAGCTGACGCAGGCCCATGAGCGCGAAGATGTTCGCGGCGAAGACGAGGAACCCGTTGGTGGTGATCTCGAAGATCGCGGGAATCGAGTCGATCGCGAAGATCAGGTCGGTGACACCGATCGTGATGAACACGATGACCATCGGCGTCCACATGCGCTTGCCGTCGACCGTGGTGCGGAGCTTGGAGCCGTCGTAGGTCTCGCTGATGTCGATCCGGCGCCGGAGCAGGCGCACGATGAAGTTCTCCTTCTTCACGTCGTCTTCGTGCTCGCCCTCGGGCATCGCCTGCTTGATCGCGGTGTAGATGAGGAACGCGCCGAAGACGTAGAAGATCGGCGAGAAGTGCTCGACGACCGCCACTCCCACGAGGATGAACGCCCCGCGCAGGACGAGCGCGATGATGATGCCGACCATCAGCACCTGCTGCTGCAGGCGTCGCGGGACGGCGAACTGCGCCATGATCAGCACGAAGACGAAGAGATTGTCGATGGACAGGCTGTATTCGAGCGCCCAGCCGGTGATGAAGTCGCCCGCGTTGCGCCAACCGGCCACGTTGCCGAGGAGCACAGCGAAGAGAAGCGCGAGGGCGACGTAGAACACGACCCACAGGGTCGACTCCTTCGTCGAGGGGATGTGGGGGCGAAGGCGGATCAGAAGCAGGTCGCCGATCAGAATGATCGAGAGGACGATCATCGAGGTGATCTCGAACCAGACGGGGATTTCCAAGGGCGTACAGCCTTTCGGGAGGGTAGGAAGAACGCCGAAAGTCTCTCCCACGCACAGAGTGCGTCGCACGACCGGAGCAGCGATGTCGGTGCTCGTGATGACGGTGGATGCGCTTGCGGGATACTCCCTCTCGCGTCACCAATGCTAGCGGAGCGGAAGGGCCGTGGTGGCATGGTCGACGTGACCTCGAACTCGCACCCGGACACCGCCGCGAACGTCCTCCCTCGGCGTCCTCCGGCAGCGGACGCTCGCGAAGGTGCGCGCGCAGCCCGCACACTGATCTGAGACGATGGGGCATCTTCCGACACCTCCCAGGTGAGAGACACCGAACGGAATCGGGATGCCAGTGCAGACGAGTGATCAGAAATGGGCGGCACAGGCCGCGGCAGGTGACGAGAGCGCCTTCCGCGAGCTGTACCGCTCGTATGTCCGCCCGGTCTACTGGATCGCGCATGGAATGCTCGGCTCCCCCGCCGATGCCGAGGATGTGACCCAGGAGACCTTCGTCACGGCTTGGCGCAAGCTTCCGGGGTTCGAGCTTCAGGGAGAATCGATCCTCCCGTGGCTCGCGACGATCTGCCGCTTCCAGGCCGCGAATCGCCTTCGTCAGCGCAGGCGCGACCAGGCCCACACGACGGAAGCGGTGGACGAGACCCTGCCTTCGACGATCAGCGTAGAGGAGCAGGTGATCACCGCAGACCTCGCGGAGCGGATCGCCGCCGAGGTCGGCACGCTGAGCGACCTCGACCGCGCGATCTTGCGACTCTGCGCCGCCGAAGGCTATGCCTACCAGGCCGCGGCCGAGGAGCTCGGCGTGAGCCATGCCATCGTCCGGAACCGTCTCTCACGAGTCCGCACCCGACTTCGCGGTGCCGTGAAGGAAGCGAGCGACGCATGAACGACAAGACCAGCACCGAGCGACTGCCCGAGCTCACCGATGCCGCAGTGGCGCGCATCGAGACAGCCGTGTTCGACCACATCGCCGCCGAGCGGCCACGACGGGCGCCAGCCGCAGCAGGGGCTCGACACCGCCGGCGTCGGTGGATGACGGGTGCCGGGATCGCGGCGGCGTTCGTCGTCGGCGTCCTCGTCACTCCTCCGATCCTCACTGCGGTGGGCGGGTCGGCGACGAGCTCGGCCGAGGGCGGAGACATGGTCGTCACGGAGGAGTCACGCTCCGGCTCCGCCGACCAGGGCGCACCTGGGGCCGCGACGGACTCGGCCGAGTCTGCACCGGCGGTCGGAGATGTCGCAGTCACTGATCGCGAGATCATCGCGACCGCCAACGCGACAGTGGAGGTGAAGGACATCGCGGACGCCGCCGACACGATCGGCGCCCTGGCCGAGTCGCGCGGCGGGTATGTCGAGAGCACTGAGATCGGCAAGAGCGTCGCCGTCGACGGCACTTCGGAGCCGGCGCCTTCCGACCCCGGGTACGGCTGGATCAGCATCCGCGTACCCTCCGCCGACCTCGCCGCCGTCATCGATGAGCTCGCCACCTCGGGCGAAGTGCTCTCCTCATCGATCTCGAAGCAGGATGTCACCTCGACGGCGATCGATCTGCGTGCGCGCGTGGATGCCACCAGGGCATCGGTGCAGCGGCTCACCGAGCTGATGTCGCAGACCGGCACGGTCGCTGAGCTCATCGAGGCAGAGGTCGCGCTCACCGATCGCCAGGGGCAGCTCGAGTCGTACGAGCAGCAGCTCGCATCGCTCGAGGACCAGGTCGCGATGTCGAGTCTCACTGTTCAGCTGACCCGTACGACGCCGCCGACGACCGCCGACCCGGCCGGGTTCTCGGACGGGCTCCTCGCCGGCTGGAACGGCCTCGTCGTCTCAGTGAACGCGCTGGTGATCGCCGTCGGATTCATCCTGCCGTGGATCGCGGTGGCCGGAGTGGTGGTGCTGGTGATCTGGCTCATCCGGCGCGCACGGCGCACTCGTATGGCAGCCGGCGAGCCGCCTGCCGAGAGTTGAGTCGCATCTGCGAAAGGCCCGCCGCTCTCTGCGAGAGGCGGGCCTCATCGTTGTTTTTCCGCGGTATACAAGAAGTCTTGTGAGAACTCAGCACCGGTTCTACGGTTACGTCCATGGAAGACATCTCGGTGATCACGGCGGTGCACCATCCGCTGCGCCGCCGCATCTACGACTATCTGCTTCTCTACGGCACCTCGCAGGTCACCACGCTCGCGCGCTCGCTCGGGAGCCAGGTCGGGAGCATCAGCCACCACCTGAGGATGCTCGAACGAGCCGGGCTCGTCGAACGCGACGAAGACCCCTCCGGCGACCGTCGCACCAGCTGGTGGAAGCCCGCTCGACGTGGGCTCACCTGGTCGGCGGAGGACTTCGCCGACTCCCCCGCCGACGCTCTGCTCGCACGGGAGGCGCAGCGCCAGGGCATCCGGATGCAGATCGAGCGTCTTCAGCGATGGCAGCGCCGCCATGATGACCCTGCCTATGCCGCGTACGACGCCTCGAACACCGAGACGACCGCCTGGGCTTCTCCGGACGAACTCCGTGATCTGAGTGCGCGCCTTCTGCGCACGATGGAGGAATGGCGGGCGTCCGTCGACCTCGAGGACGGACAGGAGCGCACGCCGATCTTCTTCTTCGCCCACGCGTTCCCGACGACGCCATGAGCACCGCGGTCGAACCCGTGCAGCTGTCGGAGCCACCGACGTTCAGACGAGACCGTCGTGTGCACGCGTGGATCGCCGTCAAGGCGCTCTCGGATGCCGGGGATGCCCTCTGGACCATCACCCTCGCCTGGACGGCCGTGCAGACTGCCTCTCCCGCTATCGCCGGGCTCATCGTCGCGGCAGGGACGATCCCTCGGGCGATCGTGCTCCTCTTCGGCGGTGTGATCGCCGACCGCTCCGATGCGCGGCGGGTGATGATGCTGTTCAACGTGCTGCGTGTCGGCGTGCTCGTGGCCGTGGCCCTCTGGGTCCTCGCGACCCCACCGACGGTGGGCGTCCTGCTGTTCGCGGCGATCGCCTTCGGAATCTGCGATGCGTTCTATGAGCCGTCTGCAGGAACCGTCGCCCGCCAGCTCGTGCACCCGGGGGATCTCCCCTCCTATGGTGCGCTGGCCCAGACCGCGTCGCGCCTCGGAACCATGGCGGGCGCGGCGATCGGCGGCGTGCTCGTCGCGTACGCGGGACTGGTGGGCAGCGCGGCGGTCAACGCCCTCACGTTCAGTCTGGTCGTCGCCTTCATCGCGATCTGGCTCCGGCCACGCTTCCTTCTCGCCCGCGCGGCGAGGGAGTCCGTGCTGCACGGCAT is a genomic window containing:
- a CDS encoding DUF4349 domain-containing protein: MNDKTSTERLPELTDAAVARIETAVFDHIAAERPRRAPAAAGARHRRRRWMTGAGIAAAFVVGVLVTPPILTAVGGSATSSAEGGDMVVTEESRSGSADQGAPGAATDSAESAPAVGDVAVTDREIIATANATVEVKDIADAADTIGALAESRGGYVESTEIGKSVAVDGTSEPAPSDPGYGWISIRVPSADLAAVIDELATSGEVLSSSISKQDVTSTAIDLRARVDATRASVQRLTELMSQTGTVAELIEAEVALTDRQGQLESYEQQLASLEDQVAMSSLTVQLTRTTPPTTADPAGFSDGLLAGWNGLVVSVNALVIAVGFILPWIAVAGVVVLVIWLIRRARRTRMAAGEPPAES
- a CDS encoding TerC/Alx family metal homeostasis membrane protein, whose product is MEIPVWFEITSMIVLSIILIGDLLLIRLRPHIPSTKESTLWVVFYVALALLFAVLLGNVAGWRNAGDFITGWALEYSLSIDNLFVFVLIMAQFAVPRRLQQQVLMVGIIIALVLRGAFILVGVAVVEHFSPIFYVFGAFLIYTAIKQAMPEGEHEDDVKKENFIVRLLRRRIDISETYDGSKLRTTVDGKRMWTPMVIVFITIGVTDLIFAIDSIPAIFEITTNGFLVFAANIFALMGLRQLYFLLGDLLDRLRYLHYGIAVILGFIGIKLILHALHENELPFINGGEHVEWVPDIDNMVSLGVIVVSMTVATVASLIASSREKSAAKKAAIVE
- a CDS encoding ArsR/SmtB family transcription factor → MEDISVITAVHHPLRRRIYDYLLLYGTSQVTTLARSLGSQVGSISHHLRMLERAGLVERDEDPSGDRRTSWWKPARRGLTWSAEDFADSPADALLAREAQRQGIRMQIERLQRWQRRHDDPAYAAYDASNTETTAWASPDELRDLSARLLRTMEEWRASVDLEDGQERTPIFFFAHAFPTTP
- a CDS encoding MFS transporter gives rise to the protein MSTAVEPVQLSEPPTFRRDRRVHAWIAVKALSDAGDALWTITLAWTAVQTASPAIAGLIVAAGTIPRAIVLLFGGVIADRSDARRVMMLFNVLRVGVLVAVALWVLATPPTVGVLLFAAIAFGICDAFYEPSAGTVARQLVHPGDLPSYGALAQTASRLGTMAGAAIGGVLVAYAGLVGSAAVNALTFSLVVAFIAIWLRPRFLLARAARESVLHGIARGFAHLGTHPTTRTLVIALSGLNLAVGPAVGIGLALRAHDEGWGAQSLGLFEALLGLGAALGAVSVVKWRPRREALAGFWALVVQGVGIIALGWGPAWTVATAAFVIGATAGYASVLLSATFSATVDTAYLGRMGSITRLGDDCLMPVAMAGFGLLASITAVWVPFALFGGTMIALMVLPLSNRTFRRLALVPKT
- a CDS encoding RNA polymerase sigma factor, producing MPVQTSDQKWAAQAAAGDESAFRELYRSYVRPVYWIAHGMLGSPADAEDVTQETFVTAWRKLPGFELQGESILPWLATICRFQAANRLRQRRRDQAHTTEAVDETLPSTISVEEQVITADLAERIAAEVGTLSDLDRAILRLCAAEGYAYQAAAEELGVSHAIVRNRLSRVRTRLRGAVKEASDA